A region from the Cryptosporangium arvum DSM 44712 genome encodes:
- the glyA gene encoding serine hydroxymethyltransferase, whose product MTLNQPPTPHLAAEDPDVARLVEAEAQRQQDTIRLIASENYVSAAVLEATGSVFTNKYSEGYAGKRYYEGQQLVDPLEELAIARAKAVFGAEHVNVQPYSGSPANLAIYLAVLKPGETVLGMGLPSGGHLTHGWSVSATGKWFNAVHYGVRKETGRVDLDEVRDLALRERPKLIFCGGTAVPRTIDFAGFAAIAKEVGAVLAADVAHIAGLIAGGAHPSPVGHADIISTTTHKTLRGPRGAMLMSTEEWAKPLDKAVFPGLQGGPHNHTTAAIAVALKEAATPEFSAYAHQIVANASALADALLERGFDLVSGGTDNHLILADLSPKGIGGKPAAKALDRAGIELNYNTVPFDPRKPFDPSGIRIGTAAVTTRGLGTAEMPLIADFIDRAVAAEGDEPALDAIAAEVRALLASFPVPA is encoded by the coding sequence ATGACGCTCAACCAACCGCCCACGCCGCACCTCGCCGCGGAAGACCCCGACGTCGCCCGGCTCGTCGAGGCCGAGGCCCAGCGCCAGCAGGACACGATCCGGCTCATCGCGTCGGAGAACTACGTGTCCGCGGCCGTGCTCGAGGCCACCGGGTCGGTGTTCACCAACAAGTACTCCGAGGGGTACGCCGGTAAGCGGTACTACGAGGGCCAGCAGCTGGTAGACCCGCTCGAGGAGCTGGCGATCGCCCGCGCGAAGGCCGTGTTCGGCGCCGAGCACGTCAACGTGCAGCCGTACTCCGGCTCGCCGGCGAACCTCGCGATCTACCTCGCCGTGCTCAAGCCGGGCGAGACCGTGCTGGGCATGGGGCTGCCGAGCGGCGGGCACCTCACCCACGGCTGGAGCGTGTCGGCCACCGGCAAGTGGTTCAACGCGGTGCACTACGGCGTCCGCAAGGAGACCGGCCGCGTCGACCTGGACGAGGTGCGCGACCTGGCGCTGCGCGAGCGTCCGAAGCTGATCTTCTGCGGCGGCACCGCGGTGCCGCGCACGATCGACTTCGCCGGCTTCGCCGCCATCGCGAAGGAGGTCGGTGCGGTGCTCGCGGCCGACGTCGCGCACATCGCCGGGCTGATCGCCGGCGGCGCGCACCCGTCGCCGGTCGGCCACGCCGACATCATCTCGACGACGACGCACAAGACCCTCCGCGGGCCGCGCGGCGCGATGCTCATGTCCACCGAGGAGTGGGCGAAGCCGCTGGACAAGGCCGTGTTCCCGGGCCTGCAGGGCGGGCCGCACAACCACACGACGGCGGCGATCGCGGTCGCGCTGAAGGAAGCGGCGACGCCGGAGTTCTCGGCCTACGCCCACCAGATCGTCGCGAACGCGTCCGCGCTGGCCGACGCCCTGCTCGAGCGCGGCTTCGACCTGGTCTCCGGCGGCACCGACAACCACCTGATCCTGGCCGACCTGTCGCCCAAGGGCATCGGGGGCAAGCCGGCCGCGAAGGCGCTCGACCGCGCCGGGATCGAGCTCAACTACAACACGGTGCCGTTCGACCCGCGCAAGCCGTTCGACCCGTCGGGCATCCGGATCGGCACCGCCGCGGTCACGACGCGTGGGCTCGGCACCGCCGAGATGCCGCTGATCGCGGACTTCATCGACCGCGCGGTGGCCGCCGAGGGCGACGAGCCCGCCCTCGACGCGATCGCCGCCGAGGTCCGCGCGCTCCTGGCATCGTTCCCCGTCCCGGCCTGA
- a CDS encoding HRDC domain-containing protein — MGADHTEQPTLRPTTGSVDEPPAPVPLLVPRDGTPEPVDTADALAEAAARLAAASGPVAVDAERASGYRYGQRAYLVQLRRGGEKAGHTVLIDPLPFDDLAVVDAAIVDTEWVLHAASQDLPCLAELGLRPRKLFDTELAGRLAGFERVGLGAMTERVLGRTLEKGHSAADWSTRPLPVEWLTYAALDVELLVELRDALAAELERQGKQAWADEEFAALVASKPPAPRAEPWRRTSGIHRVRTARGLARVRALWEARDEIARRRDLAPGRVLPDSAIVAAAQADPADERALLSLPVYSGRATRRLAGTWLGALTSARALTQDELPTTATGGDGPPPAHRWADRDPAAATRLTRAKAVVSGLSTEHNVPAENLISPDTVRRLCWSPPDPGDLDGVEQALRTLGAREWQIGLVGPGLVEALAD, encoded by the coding sequence ATGGGTGCAGACCACACGGAGCAGCCGACGTTGCGCCCGACGACCGGGTCGGTCGACGAACCGCCCGCTCCGGTCCCGCTGCTGGTCCCGCGTGACGGCACGCCGGAGCCGGTCGACACCGCCGATGCCCTCGCCGAGGCGGCAGCGCGCCTGGCCGCGGCGAGCGGACCGGTCGCGGTGGACGCCGAGCGCGCCTCCGGTTACCGGTACGGCCAGCGCGCCTACCTGGTGCAGCTGCGGCGCGGCGGCGAGAAGGCCGGGCACACCGTGCTGATCGACCCGCTGCCGTTCGACGACCTGGCGGTGGTCGACGCCGCGATCGTCGACACCGAGTGGGTGCTGCACGCCGCCAGCCAGGACCTGCCGTGCCTGGCCGAGCTGGGGCTGCGTCCGCGCAAGCTGTTCGACACCGAGCTCGCCGGGCGGCTGGCCGGGTTCGAGCGGGTGGGGCTCGGGGCGATGACCGAGCGGGTGCTGGGCCGGACGCTGGAGAAGGGCCACTCCGCGGCGGACTGGAGCACGCGTCCGCTGCCGGTCGAGTGGCTGACCTACGCGGCGCTCGACGTCGAACTGCTGGTGGAGTTGCGTGACGCGCTCGCCGCGGAGCTGGAGCGGCAGGGCAAGCAGGCGTGGGCCGACGAGGAGTTCGCCGCGCTGGTGGCGAGCAAGCCGCCGGCGCCGCGGGCCGAGCCGTGGCGGCGGACGTCCGGGATCCACCGGGTGCGTACCGCCCGGGGCCTGGCCCGCGTGCGCGCGCTCTGGGAGGCGCGGGACGAGATCGCGCGCCGCCGGGACCTGGCCCCCGGGCGGGTGCTGCCGGACTCGGCGATCGTGGCCGCCGCGCAGGCCGACCCGGCCGACGAGCGGGCGCTGCTGTCGCTGCCGGTCTACTCGGGCCGGGCGACGCGGAGGCTGGCCGGGACCTGGCTGGGCGCGCTGACCTCGGCGCGGGCCCTGACCCAGGACGAGCTGCCGACCACCGCCACCGGCGGGGACGGGCCGCCGCCGGCCCACCGCTGGGCCGATCGCGACCCGGCGGCGGCGACCCGCCTGACGCGGGCGAAGGCGGTGGTGAGCGGTCTGTCGACCGAACACAACGTGCCGGCCGAGAACCTGATCTCGCCCGACACCGTCCGCCGGCTCTGCTGGTCGCCGCCCGACCCGGGCGACCTGGACGGCGTCGAGCAGGCTCTGCGCACGCTCGGCGCCCGCGAGTGGCAGATCGGCCTGGTCGGCCCCGGCCTCGTGGAAGCACTCGCCGACTGA
- a CDS encoding S1C family serine protease → MPSRPTEAFARPTSTFAPPTNGYAPAGGYASAAPASAPPASAPPYGTGYPGTGPQGPGHSGPGYGLPGGGYPGSGGPTSAVPFGSGPPGGGLPPVRGDRRPRPFGLIGLVLAIVLLIVVIVQGIFLVNVSGDLDDAQAAQAKAETASAKDREDMSNLTKRVQSLEERTEGTLNSTAVAKKVLPSVFSVRAGQATGTAFAFATAPGGGTLLITNYHVVDSLVSSGGKNATITRNSETYPVTIDRTDKDRDLAVLRTKAKFTPLKPSEEEVEPGDPVIVVGAPLGLTDTVTTGVVSAIRDDVEGLATRVIQFDAAINPGNSGGPVINAEGEVVGIAQAKIIAEGADGLGLAIPIGEACKGLISC, encoded by the coding sequence GTGCCCAGCCGGCCGACCGAGGCGTTCGCCCGGCCGACCAGCACGTTCGCTCCGCCCACCAACGGGTACGCCCCGGCCGGCGGGTACGCCTCCGCCGCGCCGGCGTCCGCCCCGCCGGCCTCGGCGCCTCCCTACGGCACCGGCTATCCGGGCACCGGCCCCCAGGGTCCGGGCCACTCCGGTCCGGGCTACGGGCTTCCCGGGGGTGGATATCCCGGCTCCGGTGGGCCGACGAGCGCGGTGCCGTTCGGCTCGGGGCCGCCCGGCGGGGGCTTACCGCCCGTGCGTGGCGACCGGCGCCCGCGGCCGTTCGGCCTGATCGGGCTGGTGCTCGCGATCGTGCTGCTGATCGTCGTCATCGTGCAGGGCATTTTCCTGGTGAACGTCTCCGGTGACCTCGACGACGCCCAGGCGGCGCAGGCCAAGGCCGAGACGGCGTCGGCCAAGGACCGTGAGGACATGTCGAACCTCACCAAGCGCGTGCAGTCCCTCGAGGAACGTACCGAGGGCACGCTCAACTCCACCGCGGTCGCGAAGAAGGTGCTGCCGTCGGTGTTCAGCGTGCGCGCCGGGCAGGCCACCGGGACGGCGTTCGCGTTCGCCACCGCCCCCGGTGGCGGCACGCTGCTGATCACGAACTACCACGTCGTCGACTCGCTGGTCTCCTCCGGCGGGAAGAACGCGACGATCACTCGCAACTCGGAGACCTACCCGGTCACGATCGACCGCACGGACAAGGACCGCGACCTTGCCGTCCTCCGGACGAAAGCGAAGTTCACCCCGCTCAAGCCGTCCGAGGAAGAGGTCGAGCCGGGCGACCCGGTGATCGTCGTCGGTGCGCCGCTCGGTCTGACCGACACCGTCACCACCGGCGTGGTCAGCGCGATCCGCGACGACGTCGAGGGCCTGGCCACGCGGGTCATCCAGTTCGACGCCGCGATCAACCCCGGCAACTCCGGAGGGCCGGTGATCAACGCCGAGGGCGAGGTCGTCGGCATCGCCCAAGCCAAGATCATCGCCGAGGGAGCCGACGGACTCGGCCTCGCCATCCCGATCGGAGAGGCCTGCAAGGGTCTCATCTCCTGCTGA
- a CDS encoding thiolase family protein yields the protein MSRQSRDVVFVDGVRTPFGKAGPKGIYAETRADDLVIRTIRELLRRNPSLPPARIDEVAIAATTQTGDQGLTIGRTAALLAGLPKSVPGFAVDRMCAGAMTAATSVAGGIAFGAYDVAIAGGVEHMGRHPMGEGVDPNPRFLSERIVDPSALVMGQTAENLHDRFPHLTRERADAFALASQQKYAKALANGKIQRDLVTVATRSAEKGWGLATADEPPRPETTLEGLAGLKTPFRPHGRVTAGNAAGLNDGATASILAAEDVARELGLPIGARLVSFAFVGVEPEVMGVGPVPATEKALAKAGLGIDDIGLFELNEAFAVQVLALLDHFGIADDDERVNPWGGAIAIGHPLASSGVRLFTQLSRHFAERPDVRYGLTAMCIGIGMGGAVIWENPNWEGTK from the coding sequence GTGTCCCGTCAGAGCCGTGACGTGGTCTTCGTCGACGGCGTCCGCACCCCGTTCGGCAAGGCCGGGCCGAAGGGGATCTACGCCGAGACGCGCGCCGACGACCTCGTGATCCGCACCATCCGCGAGCTGCTCCGCCGTAACCCGTCGCTGCCGCCTGCGCGGATCGACGAGGTGGCCATCGCGGCCACCACCCAGACCGGTGACCAGGGCCTGACGATCGGCCGGACCGCCGCGCTGCTGGCCGGCCTGCCGAAGTCGGTGCCCGGCTTCGCCGTCGACCGCATGTGCGCGGGCGCGATGACCGCGGCCACGAGCGTCGCCGGCGGCATCGCGTTCGGCGCGTACGACGTCGCGATCGCCGGTGGTGTCGAGCACATGGGACGCCACCCGATGGGTGAGGGCGTCGACCCGAACCCCCGCTTCCTGTCCGAGCGCATCGTCGACCCGTCGGCGCTGGTGATGGGCCAGACCGCGGAGAACCTGCACGACCGCTTCCCGCACCTGACGCGCGAGCGGGCGGACGCGTTCGCGCTCGCCAGCCAGCAGAAGTACGCGAAGGCGCTGGCCAACGGCAAGATCCAGCGCGACCTGGTCACGGTCGCCACCCGCAGCGCGGAGAAGGGCTGGGGCCTGGCCACCGCCGACGAGCCGCCGCGCCCGGAGACGACGCTGGAGGGCCTGGCCGGGCTCAAGACGCCGTTCCGCCCGCATGGCCGGGTCACCGCGGGCAACGCGGCCGGCCTGAACGACGGGGCGACCGCGAGCATCCTGGCCGCCGAGGACGTGGCCCGTGAACTGGGCCTCCCGATCGGCGCCCGGCTGGTGTCGTTCGCGTTCGTGGGCGTGGAGCCCGAGGTGATGGGCGTCGGCCCGGTACCGGCCACCGAGAAGGCGCTGGCGAAGGCCGGTCTGGGCATCGACGACATCGGGCTGTTCGAGCTCAACGAGGCGTTCGCGGTGCAGGTGCTCGCACTGCTCGACCACTTCGGCATCGCCGACGACGACGAGCGCGTCAACCCGTGGGGCGGCGCGATCGCGATCGGTCACCCGCTGGCGTCCTCCGGCGTCCGGCTCTTCACCCAGCTCTCGCGGCACTTCGCGGAGCGTCCGGACGTGCGCTACGGGCTCACCGCGATGTGCATCGGCATCGGCATGGGCGGGGCGGTCATCTGGGAGAACCCGAACTGGGAGGGCACCAAGTGA
- a CDS encoding DUF3000 domain-containing protein, translated as MAPNGAEPDPFASAVATLRAVRTRPEILLEEVPAPQRLAPRSFALSGTVVRGDEEVATGRLIVLHDPSGQEAWDGHWRVVSYVTAELESEMGTDPMLAAVGWSWLLDALDLSGARYGAIGGTVTQVSSTRFGELAGPPTSSDVEVRASWTPMLDTSPDLAPHLDAWCGLLASTAGLPPPGITVLAAHNSA; from the coding sequence GTTGCGCGCGGTTCGGACCCGGCCGGAGATCCTCCTCGAGGAGGTGCCGGCACCGCAGCGGCTCGCCCCGCGCAGCTTCGCCCTTTCCGGAACCGTCGTCCGCGGCGACGAAGAGGTCGCCACCGGCCGGCTGATCGTCCTGCACGACCCATCCGGCCAGGAGGCCTGGGACGGGCACTGGCGGGTGGTCTCGTACGTCACCGCGGAGCTGGAATCCGAGATGGGCACCGACCCGATGCTGGCCGCGGTCGGCTGGAGTTGGCTCCTGGACGCGCTCGACCTCTCCGGCGCCCGGTACGGGGCGATCGGCGGCACCGTGACCCAGGTCAGCTCCACCCGCTTCGGGGAGCTGGCCGGCCCGCCGACCAGCTCCGACGTCGAGGTACGCGCGTCCTGGACGCCGATGCTCGACACGTCACCCGACCTGGCGCCCCACCTGGACGCCTGGTGCGGCCTGCTGGCCTCCACGGCCGGCCTCCCACCGCCGGGAATCACGGTCCTGGCGGCCCACAACTCGGCCTGA